A genome region from Sphingobacteriaceae bacterium GW460-11-11-14-LB5 includes the following:
- a CDS encoding DNA-binding response regulator, translating into MKKTIVIVDDHILIAKALQGIIDNFAAFEVIYVCENGKELIKNFENSNKIPDILLLDISMPIMDGFETVTWVTEHHPEVKVMALSMQGEEKSVIKMVSNGAKGYLLKNAHPVELENALTKLNINGFFYPDWASKIIFSSLNKTKDVEIKISDREKEFLKYTVTELNYKEIADKMFCSPRTVESYRDQLCEKLELKTRVGLAVFAIKNGFA; encoded by the coding sequence ATGAAAAAAACTATAGTTATTGTTGATGATCATATCCTGATTGCAAAAGCACTTCAAGGCATTATCGATAATTTTGCAGCCTTTGAGGTGATCTACGTTTGTGAAAATGGAAAAGAGCTGATTAAAAACTTCGAAAACAGCAATAAAATACCCGATATTTTACTTTTGGATATTAGTATGCCCATTATGGACGGTTTTGAAACTGTAACCTGGGTAACCGAACATCACCCGGAGGTAAAAGTAATGGCGCTGAGCATGCAGGGTGAAGAAAAAAGTGTGATTAAAATGGTGAGCAATGGCGCTAAAGGTTACCTGTTAAAAAATGCACATCCGGTAGAGCTCGAAAACGCACTGACCAAATTGAATATTAACGGATTTTTTTATCCTGATTGGGCATCGAAAATCATTTTCTCCAGCCTGAATAAAACCAAAGATGTGGAGATCAAAATTTCAGATCGGGAGAAGGAGTTTTTAAAATACACCGTTACGGAGCTAAATTATAAAGAAATAGCCGATAAAATGTTCTGTAGTCCAAGGACTGTTGAAAGCTATCGCGATCAGCTGTGCGAAAAACTCGAACTTAAAACCCGGGTAGGATTGGCTGTTTTTGCCATCAAGAATGGATTTGCCTAG
- a CDS encoding glycerophosphodiester phosphodiesterase: MKFHHLLFLVIVAVFTSCKPEEKSHQYIKFNKPAELYQFLKWSPENRFPLISAHRGGPMPGFPENCIETFDNATTYNPVIIEFDIAYSKDSVMVIMHDDKLDRTSTGKGPIGNYTYEELKAFNLKDDAGKETKFKIPTLDSVLSWSKGKVLLTIDLKKGVSYAKVIEKVRQYKVESNSIIITYTADQAKEVHQLAPELMISASVQKKAELKRLNNMGIPNNRIVAFVGVSAPDKELYQYLHNKGITTILGTMGNIDKSAMASPVKNVYYHLVNNGADILSGDNLPQASEELDKFRYNKKINSPYIN, encoded by the coding sequence ATGAAATTTCATCATTTGCTATTCCTGGTTATTGTTGCAGTTTTTACCTCATGCAAACCAGAAGAAAAAAGCCATCAATATATTAAGTTTAATAAACCCGCAGAGTTATATCAATTCTTAAAATGGTCGCCAGAAAACCGTTTTCCATTAATCAGTGCGCATCGTGGTGGCCCAATGCCTGGTTTTCCTGAAAACTGCATCGAAACGTTTGACAATGCCACTACCTATAATCCGGTCATCATTGAATTTGATATCGCTTACAGTAAAGATTCGGTAATGGTGATTATGCACGATGATAAGCTCGATCGGACTTCGACAGGAAAAGGACCGATTGGCAACTATACTTACGAGGAGTTAAAAGCTTTTAATCTTAAAGATGATGCAGGTAAAGAAACAAAATTTAAAATCCCGACTTTAGATAGTGTATTAAGCTGGAGCAAAGGAAAAGTTTTGTTAACTATCGATTTAAAAAAAGGAGTTTCTTACGCTAAAGTGATTGAAAAAGTAAGGCAGTATAAAGTGGAAAGTAACTCGATAATCATTACCTATACTGCAGATCAGGCGAAGGAAGTACATCAATTGGCACCCGAGCTAATGATTTCAGCCTCCGTTCAGAAAAAAGCAGAATTGAAACGCTTAAATAACATGGGCATTCCCAATAACCGCATTGTAGCATTTGTTGGTGTATCTGCTCCTGATAAAGAACTCTATCAATACCTGCACAATAAGGGCATTACCACTATTTTAGGCACCATGGGGAATATCGACAAGAGTGCCATGGCCAGTCCGGTAAAAAATGTTTATTATCATTTGGTTAATAACGGCGCAGATATTTTATCGGGCGATAATTTACCGCAGGCATCAGAAGAACTGGATAAGTTTAGATATAATAAAAAAATAAATTCACCATATATTAATTAA
- a CDS encoding multidrug ABC transporter ATP-binding protein: MSISVKNLSKHYDKQKAVDSISFEAKPGRILGFLGPNGAGKSTTMRMLTGYLEPTSGEAEISGKSILSEAIEAKKHIGYLPENTPLYADMYVKEFLNFVGQTYKLSHLPTRIDEVIKMVGLTAEQHKKIGMLSKGYRQRVGLAQAIIHNPEVLILDEPTSGLDPNQLVDIRQLIKTLGAAKTVIISTHIMQEVEAICDDIIIISKGKIVAKDSLEGLKKNHQQQSLEDIFRKLTA; this comes from the coding sequence ATGAGCATTTCAGTTAAAAATCTTTCTAAACATTACGATAAGCAAAAGGCGGTCGATTCAATTAGTTTTGAAGCCAAACCAGGTCGTATTTTGGGTTTTCTTGGTCCTAATGGCGCTGGTAAATCTACCACCATGCGTATGCTAACCGGTTATTTAGAACCAACATCTGGTGAGGCTGAAATTTCTGGAAAGAGCATTCTTTCAGAAGCTATCGAAGCTAAAAAACATATTGGTTACCTTCCTGAAAATACCCCGCTTTATGCTGATATGTATGTAAAGGAATTTTTAAATTTTGTTGGCCAAACGTATAAGCTTAGCCATTTGCCTACACGGATTGATGAGGTAATCAAAATGGTAGGTTTAACAGCAGAACAGCATAAAAAAATCGGGATGTTATCAAAAGGTTATCGCCAAAGGGTTGGTTTGGCACAAGCCATTATCCACAATCCGGAAGTTTTAATTTTAGATGAACCCACTTCTGGTTTAGACCCCAACCAACTGGTTGACATCAGGCAGCTGATCAAAACATTAGGCGCAGCTAAAACGGTTATTATTTCTACACACATTATGCAAGAGGTTGAAGCCATTTGTGATGATATCATCATTATTAGTAAAGGTAAAATTGTAGCGAAAGACTCGCTCGAAGGCCTGAAAAAAAATCACCAGCAACAATCGTTAGAAGATATTTTTAGAAAACTTACCGCTTAA
- a CDS encoding gliding motility-associated ABC transporter permease subunit GldF, with translation MYAVFKRELFSFLSSMVAYITIGIFLLVSGLLLWFFPDTSILDYGYAELDGFFSLVPYLFMFLIPAVTMRSFAEERREGTYELLITRPIQIWQIIFAKYLASLVLVLFALIPTSIYYYSISKLGFPEGNIDSGSVIGSYIGLFLLGAAFTSIGIFSSALTKNQVIAFVISAALCAFAFLGFDYSSQLAAFQSIGNMISSLGINQHYTSISRGVLDTRDLIYFITFSVLFLLVTKIIIGGKR, from the coding sequence ATGTACGCAGTTTTTAAACGCGAGTTATTCAGTTTCTTAAGTTCGATGGTTGCTTATATAACCATTGGCATTTTTCTATTGGTTTCTGGCCTGTTACTTTGGTTTTTTCCTGATACCTCCATACTTGATTATGGTTACGCCGAACTTGATGGTTTTTTCAGTTTGGTTCCTTATCTTTTTATGTTTCTTATTCCTGCCGTTACAATGCGGTCTTTCGCCGAGGAGCGGAGAGAAGGAACATACGAGCTTTTAATCACACGGCCCATCCAGATCTGGCAAATCATCTTCGCAAAGTATTTAGCGAGCTTGGTTTTGGTATTATTTGCCTTAATCCCGACGTCAATTTATTATTACAGCATTTCGAAGCTGGGTTTTCCTGAAGGAAATATCGATTCAGGATCGGTAATTGGCTCTTACATCGGTCTGTTTTTATTAGGTGCTGCTTTCACATCCATTGGTATTTTCTCCTCTGCGCTTACTAAAAATCAGGTAATTGCCTTTGTAATCAGTGCCGCTTTATGTGCATTCGCTTTTTTAGGCTTCGATTATAGCAGTCAGCTTGCTGCATTTCAAAGCATCGGCAACATGATCAGCAGTTTAGGAATCAATCAACATTACACCTCGATAAGCCGTGGTGTGTTAGATACCAGAGACCTTATTTATTTTATTACGTTTTCAGTGCTGTTTTTATTGGTCACTAAAATAATCATAGGAGGGAAACGATAA
- a CDS encoding gliding motility-associated ABC transporter substrate-binding protein GldG: MRLKYKWINSIIVIAALIILNVAGQYVFHRFDFTSDKRFTLSDKTKALLEQNEKPVIITVFLAGELPPAFKRLQAAVSDILADYRAYAKTEVKVVFVDPLAGLNQADQDTVINNLYDRGIEATNLSVKTESGLTQKLVFPMAMMESEGKEFPIKLFQNLDTRGNYEDNINRAIENLEYIFTSSLKKVLAGDNPRIGFSESNGELSDLQLADAIHTLSSSYLVGRIDLNSIDKAGLDKLKMLVIAKPKKPFTETEKYKINYFVMNGGRVLWSIDQVSAELDSLRGKSGQMAVSSNLNLDDMLFMYGARINYDIIADPANSAEIPVSTGVVGGQNQMQLVPWIYYPILLPDTVESIVKKLDGVKSEFPSTVDTIGVKGVKKSYILATSPFNKVYNVPKLFSLQMVSEQLDPRSFQSKPQHVGLMLEGNFPSVFAGRPLPANITQPYTLESTGKAAKMIVIGDGDIFKNQVSEQNGNPFPLGFDRYSQRTFGNKALLLNIVDYFTDNDNLIALRNKEVKIRLLDKAKIKLEKTKWQFINVVAPLLLLIFFAIFQHYYRKYKYAK; encoded by the coding sequence ATGAGGCTGAAGTATAAATGGATTAATTCTATCATCGTTATAGCCGCATTGATTATTTTAAATGTTGCGGGGCAATATGTTTTTCATCGTTTTGATTTTACGTCCGATAAGCGTTTTACTTTAAGTGATAAGACGAAAGCTTTATTGGAGCAGAATGAAAAACCGGTCATCATTACTGTCTTTTTAGCTGGAGAGTTACCACCTGCTTTTAAACGGTTGCAGGCTGCGGTATCAGACATTTTAGCTGACTATCGGGCTTATGCTAAAACCGAAGTTAAGGTGGTTTTTGTTGATCCGCTAGCCGGGCTAAATCAGGCCGATCAGGATACCGTGATCAATAATTTATACGACAGGGGAATAGAAGCAACCAATTTGAGTGTGAAAACTGAAAGTGGATTAACGCAGAAACTCGTTTTTCCGATGGCCATGATGGAAAGCGAAGGGAAGGAATTTCCCATTAAGCTCTTCCAAAATTTAGATACCCGGGGAAATTATGAAGACAATATAAACCGTGCTATTGAAAATCTGGAATATATTTTTACTTCAAGTTTAAAGAAAGTATTAGCGGGAGATAACCCTCGTATTGGCTTTTCCGAGTCAAATGGCGAGCTCTCCGATTTGCAACTGGCTGATGCCATTCACACCCTATCAAGCAGTTATTTGGTTGGCCGTATCGATTTAAATAGTATTGATAAAGCAGGGCTTGATAAATTGAAAATGCTGGTTATCGCCAAACCCAAAAAACCTTTTACAGAAACGGAGAAATATAAAATCAATTATTTCGTAATGAATGGTGGGAGGGTCCTCTGGAGTATTGATCAGGTAAGTGCTGAATTGGACAGTTTGCGGGGAAAAAGCGGACAAATGGCGGTTAGCAGTAATTTGAACCTGGATGATATGCTTTTTATGTATGGAGCAAGGATTAATTATGATATTATTGCCGATCCGGCAAACAGTGCCGAAATTCCGGTTTCAACAGGTGTAGTTGGCGGGCAAAACCAAATGCAACTCGTGCCCTGGATTTATTACCCGATTTTATTACCCGATACTGTAGAAAGTATTGTGAAAAAGCTGGATGGTGTAAAATCTGAATTTCCAAGTACAGTAGATACCATTGGTGTTAAAGGCGTAAAGAAATCGTATATTTTAGCAACATCTCCTTTTAATAAAGTATATAATGTGCCGAAATTGTTTAGCTTGCAAATGGTAAGCGAACAGTTAGATCCACGATCTTTCCAAAGTAAACCACAGCATGTTGGTTTGATGCTGGAAGGTAATTTTCCATCGGTTTTTGCCGGTCGACCTTTACCGGCTAATATTACACAACCTTACACGCTGGAAAGTACAGGTAAAGCGGCTAAAATGATTGTAATAGGAGATGGCGATATTTTTAAAAACCAGGTGTCAGAACAAAATGGAAATCCCTTTCCCTTAGGTTTCGATCGTTATTCGCAGCGTACTTTTGGCAATAAGGCCTTATTGCTCAATATTGTTGATTATTTTACAGATAACGACAACTTAATTGCGCTGCGGAATAAAGAAGTAAAAATCAGATTGTTGGATAAAGCCAAAATTAAGCTCGAAAAAACGAAATGGCAATTTATAAATGTAGTGGCACCCTTGCTATTGTTAATATTCTTTGCGATTTTTCAACATTATTACCGCAAATACAAGTACGCTAAATAA
- a CDS encoding DNA polymerase III subunit beta, giving the protein MRFIVSTSTLLKHLQTVNGASSSSTVLPILENFLFEIKDGNLTISATDLQTSMTTALAVESKEEGKVAVPSKILLDTLKTLPDQPIAFNIDDSTFAIEISAGDGKYKLSGENGDDFPKIPVVENASSVNLPASVLTEAITKTIFAVSNDELRPAMTGVFCQLSPQHITFVATDAHKLVRYRRMDSKADKATSFILPKKALTLLKAALPSTDINVSVDYNATSAFFKFENINLVCRLIDERYPDYEAVIPTNNPNKLIIDRSLFLNTLRRVVIFANKTTHQVRLKISGSELNISSEDLDFANEAHERLSCQYDGEDLEIGFNARFLIEMLSNLSGDEVTLELSTPNRAGLLIPQTNDENEDVLMLVMPVMLNNSY; this is encoded by the coding sequence ATGAGATTTATTGTATCCACATCAACTCTATTAAAACACTTACAAACCGTAAATGGTGCATCAAGCAGCAGTACGGTTTTGCCTATATTAGAAAATTTTCTCTTCGAAATTAAAGATGGAAACTTAACTATCTCTGCTACCGATCTGCAAACCAGCATGACAACTGCTTTGGCTGTAGAATCAAAGGAAGAAGGTAAAGTAGCTGTTCCATCTAAAATTTTATTAGATACGCTTAAAACATTGCCAGATCAACCTATCGCATTTAATATCGATGACAGTACTTTTGCGATCGAGATCAGTGCCGGCGATGGTAAATATAAATTGAGTGGTGAAAATGGTGATGATTTTCCGAAGATTCCCGTAGTAGAAAACGCGTCTTCTGTAAATTTGCCTGCATCTGTTTTAACTGAAGCCATTACAAAAACTATTTTTGCCGTAAGTAACGATGAGCTACGCCCGGCGATGACAGGTGTTTTCTGTCAGTTATCTCCTCAGCACATTACCTTTGTGGCTACCGATGCACATAAATTGGTGAGGTATCGCCGTATGGATAGCAAGGCAGATAAAGCAACATCATTTATTCTCCCTAAAAAAGCTTTAACACTTTTAAAAGCGGCTTTACCTTCAACTGATATCAACGTGTCAGTAGATTATAATGCAACCAGCGCATTCTTTAAGTTCGAAAATATCAATTTAGTGTGTCGTTTAATAGACGAACGTTATCCAGATTACGAGGCGGTAATTCCAACCAATAACCCTAATAAATTAATTATCGACAGAAGTCTGTTTTTAAACACACTTCGTAGGGTTGTAATTTTTGCCAATAAAACGACACATCAGGTAAGATTGAAAATTAGCGGAAGCGAGTTAAATATTTCTTCTGAAGATTTGGATTTTGCTAACGAAGCACATGAGCGTTTAAGTTGCCAATATGATGGTGAAGATCTTGAAATAGGCTTTAATGCACGCTTTTTGATCGAAATGTTAAGCAATCTAAGTGGTGATGAGGTGACTTTAGAACTTTCAACACCTAATAGAGCAGGACTTCTAATTCCGCAAACCAATGACGAAAATGAAGACGTTTTAATGTTGGTGATGCCGGTTATGCTAAATAATAGTTATTAA
- a CDS encoding S1/P1 Nuclease, whose protein sequence is MKRLTILTALIIPIFLCTSWGFFAHQRINNLAVFTLPSDMIGFYKKNIKYITEHAVDPDKRRYADTLEAPRHYLDVENYEKNIDSIPEKWDDALAKYGLKKLNTDGIIPWQVQRSYYALVKAFKMRDSVKILKYSADLGHYIGDAHVPLHTTANHNGQLTNQVGIHAFWESRLPELYSSHYNFVVGQADYIENPLLEIWKILKHTHSLVDTVLTFEAELSASFPSDKKYSFSERNHTVLKQYATGYSKAYHTKMNNMVEKQMRAAILKTGSFWYSAWVDAGQPVLKNLIKTSLLPEENKENEEVERKYQNGSLIGREL, encoded by the coding sequence ATGAAAAGATTAACGATTTTAACCGCGTTAATCATCCCTATATTTCTTTGCACCTCCTGGGGTTTCTTTGCGCATCAAAGGATAAACAACCTTGCTGTTTTCACTTTGCCTTCTGATATGATCGGTTTCTATAAAAAGAATATCAAATACATTACCGAACATGCTGTCGACCCCGATAAACGCAGGTATGCTGATACCCTTGAAGCACCACGGCATTACCTTGATGTGGAAAACTACGAGAAAAATATTGATAGCATTCCCGAAAAATGGGATGATGCCCTGGCTAAATATGGCCTGAAAAAACTGAATACCGATGGCATTATTCCCTGGCAGGTACAGCGTAGTTATTATGCTTTAGTTAAAGCTTTTAAAATGCGTGATTCGGTGAAGATTTTAAAATATTCTGCAGACCTGGGCCATTACATTGGCGATGCACATGTTCCTTTACATACTACAGCCAACCATAACGGGCAACTCACCAATCAGGTTGGCATCCACGCTTTTTGGGAAAGCCGTTTACCCGAATTATATTCAAGCCATTACAATTTTGTTGTTGGCCAGGCGGATTATATTGAAAACCCATTGCTAGAAATCTGGAAAATACTTAAACACACGCACAGTTTAGTTGATACGGTATTAACTTTCGAAGCTGAACTGAGCGCATCATTTCCTTCCGACAAAAAGTATAGCTTTTCTGAACGTAATCATACCGTATTGAAACAATATGCTACAGGCTATTCAAAAGCTTACCATACTAAAATGAATAACATGGTAGAAAAGCAAATGCGTGCTGCCATATTAAAAACGGGTTCATTCTGGTATTCTGCCTGGGTTGATGCAGGTCAGCCGGTGCTTAAAAATCTGATTAAAACATCATTATTACCTGAAGAGAATAAAGAAAATGAAGAGGTAGAAAGGAAATATCAAAATGGTTCCCTCATTGGCAGGGAACTTTAA
- a CDS encoding cytosine methyltransferase yields MVIHNVKYLKNYRKELRNNLTPAEATMWKYLQNSKLDGKKFRRQHSVGNYILDFYCPSEKLAIEVDGDSHNDYSSEIYYKERTDFLNSKGIKVIRFDNVEVFESEELIYEGIRNHFKNK; encoded by the coding sequence ATGGTGATCCATAATGTCAAATACCTGAAAAATTACAGAAAGGAATTAAGGAACAATCTTACGCCTGCTGAGGCAACCATGTGGAAATATCTTCAAAATTCTAAACTTGATGGCAAAAAATTCAGGCGCCAACACAGTGTCGGAAATTATATTTTGGATTTTTACTGCCCTTCAGAAAAACTGGCTATTGAAGTTGATGGTGATAGTCATAATGATTATTCATCAGAAATATACTACAAAGAACGAACTGACTTTTTAAACAGCAAAGGAATTAAAGTAATTAGATTTGATAATGTTGAAGTCTTTGAATCTGAAGAACTGATATATGAAGGGATTAGAAATCATTTTAAAAACAAATAA
- a CDS encoding LLM class flavin-dependent oxidoreductase produces the protein MELGIGMFGDLQINAKGEIQPAQQRLQEIIAEIKLMDEVGLDFYGIGEHHRPDYAVSSPEIILAAAATVTKNIKLSSAVSVLSSSDPVKLYQNFATIDLISNGRAELMAGRGSFIESFPLFGYNLQDYDELYEEKLDLLLKINAAPKITWKGKFRPELNNQEVLPRAINDNLKIWVAVGGTPESVERAGRLGLPVMFAIIGGQPIQFKPLFDYYKKVYQAYGHDMDKFEVGVHMHSLFGENSSEVADYYYPLYSAQMNRIGKSRGWAPYQRNQFDAGRSSSGALIIGDVNESVEKILAMEETFGLTRFSAHMDVGGPSHAALMKSIELFGSKIAPKVREALKQ, from the coding sequence ATGGAATTAGGTATCGGTATGTTTGGCGATTTGCAGATCAATGCAAAGGGAGAAATTCAACCCGCTCAGCAAAGACTTCAGGAAATTATAGCAGAAATAAAACTAATGGACGAAGTTGGTTTAGATTTTTATGGCATTGGCGAACATCATCGCCCTGACTATGCGGTATCGAGCCCTGAAATTATATTGGCTGCAGCAGCCACCGTAACCAAAAATATTAAACTAAGCAGTGCCGTTTCGGTTTTAAGTTCTTCCGATCCGGTTAAATTGTATCAAAATTTTGCCACAATAGATTTAATTTCGAATGGCAGGGCCGAATTAATGGCTGGCCGGGGAAGTTTTATTGAGTCGTTTCCCCTGTTTGGCTACAACCTCCAAGATTACGACGAGCTTTACGAAGAGAAGTTAGATTTACTCCTTAAAATAAATGCAGCACCTAAAATCACCTGGAAAGGCAAATTCAGGCCAGAATTGAATAACCAGGAAGTATTACCAAGAGCTATAAATGACAATTTAAAAATATGGGTGGCCGTTGGTGGAACACCAGAATCAGTAGAACGTGCTGGCAGATTAGGTTTGCCGGTAATGTTTGCCATTATTGGCGGTCAACCCATACAGTTTAAGCCCCTTTTCGATTACTATAAAAAAGTTTATCAGGCTTACGGACATGATATGGATAAATTTGAAGTTGGCGTTCACATGCATTCTTTATTTGGCGAAAACAGCAGTGAAGTTGCCGATTACTATTACCCGCTTTATTCGGCACAGATGAACAGAATTGGCAAATCGCGCGGCTGGGCACCTTATCAACGCAATCAGTTCGATGCTGGCCGGAGCAGTAGCGGTGCGTTAATTATTGGCGATGTAAACGAATCGGTGGAGAAGATTTTAGCCATGGAAGAAACCTTTGGTTTAACGCGTTTCTCTGCACACATGGATGTAGGTGGTCCATCGCATGCAGCTTTGATGAAATCAATTGAGTTATTCGGAAGCAAGATTGCACCCAAAGTACGCGAAGCTTTAAAGCAATAA